A DNA window from Rossellomorea marisflavi contains the following coding sequences:
- a CDS encoding ATP-dependent DNA helicase, translating into MRQTLPFPLSKEQSFYEALSDWVGDVFYDILPEKGFDLRDEQVFMAFQLNQAYKQNQVIFAEAGVGTGKTLVYLLYALSYARYTGKPAIISCADETLIEQIVKEGGDVDKLQEALGLDIDVRLAKSRDQYLCIKKLEDNLSADDEYERIWGDLPSFVHESGSMSGFYPYGDRKEYAELSDEEWSPIAWDPLQDCMACPKRHRCGLTLHREHYRQAKDLIICSHDFYMEHIWTKDSRKREGQLPLLPEASSVVFDEGHLLEYASQKAMTYRMTKETIEHLLERLSASDLREETLYLIEEILADNDRWFELLEEESNKVAGSERHYVSRAPHILTHAKDLASRIESLLNELVFESEMYVVEEYLLKVVEEYLEQIHYSLKLYVEDDKGIYWLESNDKEETFVVMPRLVEEILKEHVFSQNIPFIFSSATLSYHGDFSYVSSSLGIASYESFSVESPYEYDEVMSVSLPHVQRSESYGYIDSRLIDHGGRSLVLFNSKEEMEAFRKHMNEREVPFEVIYEGDREISDTVRRFQEDETSVLCSYHLWEGLDIPGSSLSQVVIHSLPFPPKDPVFDAKRKHSGNAVAEVDIPYMLLRLRQGIGRLIRTEGDHGSIHILLNESDRAYQKEVQAILPVSVESIEA; encoded by the coding sequence ATGAGACAAACGCTGCCGTTCCCCTTATCGAAGGAACAATCATTTTATGAAGCATTATCCGACTGGGTCGGGGATGTATTTTACGATATACTGCCTGAAAAAGGCTTTGATTTGCGTGATGAGCAGGTGTTCATGGCCTTTCAACTCAATCAGGCCTATAAACAGAATCAAGTCATATTTGCAGAAGCGGGGGTCGGGACCGGAAAGACCCTCGTTTACCTGCTCTATGCCTTAAGCTATGCGCGTTACACGGGTAAGCCCGCCATCATTTCGTGTGCGGATGAGACCCTCATCGAGCAGATCGTCAAAGAGGGTGGCGATGTGGACAAGCTCCAGGAGGCACTCGGCCTTGATATCGATGTCCGCCTGGCAAAATCACGCGATCAATACCTTTGTATCAAAAAACTCGAGGATAATCTGTCTGCTGATGACGAATACGAGCGGATTTGGGGTGACCTTCCGTCATTCGTCCACGAGAGCGGCTCCATGTCGGGATTTTATCCATATGGAGACAGGAAGGAATACGCAGAGCTTTCCGATGAAGAGTGGTCACCCATCGCATGGGATCCCCTTCAAGACTGCATGGCCTGCCCGAAACGCCACCGCTGTGGCCTGACATTGCACCGTGAGCACTACCGCCAGGCAAAAGATCTGATCATCTGCTCCCATGACTTTTATATGGAGCATATCTGGACGAAGGACTCCCGAAAAAGGGAAGGGCAGCTCCCCCTCCTGCCGGAAGCAAGTTCTGTCGTCTTTGATGAAGGACATCTATTGGAGTACGCTTCACAAAAGGCGATGACCTACCGGATGACAAAAGAAACCATCGAGCATCTTCTGGAGCGGTTATCAGCTTCTGATCTGCGTGAGGAAACACTCTATCTGATCGAAGAAATCCTTGCTGATAACGACCGCTGGTTCGAGCTTCTTGAAGAAGAGTCAAACAAGGTGGCAGGAAGCGAGCGGCATTATGTGTCTCGCGCTCCTCATATTCTCACTCATGCAAAAGATCTCGCTTCCAGGATCGAAAGTCTATTGAATGAACTTGTGTTTGAATCCGAAATGTATGTGGTCGAGGAATATCTCCTCAAGGTGGTGGAGGAGTACCTCGAGCAGATCCATTACTCTCTGAAGCTTTATGTGGAGGATGATAAGGGGATCTACTGGCTGGAATCGAATGACAAGGAAGAAACCTTCGTCGTCATGCCTAGGCTGGTAGAAGAAATTTTGAAAGAGCATGTATTTTCCCAAAACATTCCTTTCATCTTCTCTTCTGCTACCCTTTCCTATCACGGCGATTTCTCCTACGTATCGTCGTCATTGGGCATCGCTTCTTATGAATCATTCTCCGTCGAATCCCCCTATGAGTACGACGAAGTGATGAGTGTAAGCCTGCCCCATGTACAACGGTCCGAATCATACGGCTATATTGACAGCCGATTGATTGACCATGGAGGAAGGTCCCTCGTGTTGTTCAACTCAAAAGAAGAAATGGAAGCCTTCAGGAAACATATGAATGAACGGGAGGTACCCTTCGAAGTGATCTATGAGGGAGACAGGGAGATCAGTGATACGGTCAGGCGCTTCCAGGAAGATGAAACTTCCGTACTGTGCTCCTATCATTTATGGGAGGGTCTCGATATCCCGGGTTCATCCCTTTCGCAAGTGGTGATCCATTCCCTGCCGTTCCCGCCGAAGGATCCCGTTTTCGATGCAAAGCGGAAGCACAGCGGCAACGCTGTGGCAGAAGTCGATATCCCGTATATGCTGCTCCGTCTTCGCCAGGGAATCGGACGCCTGATCAGAACGGAAGGCGACCATGGAAGCATCCATATCCTCCTGAATGAAAGCGACCGGGCTTACCAAAAAGAAGTACAGGCGATCCTGCCTGTGAGCGTTGAATCCATCGAAGCATGA
- a CDS encoding THUMP domain-containing class I SAM-dependent RNA methyltransferase, with protein MGKYTLIATAAMGLESIVAKEVKDLGYECQVENGKVIFQGDETAIARANMWLRTADRVKILVGEFNAYSFDELFERTKALPWESFLPVDAEFPVQGKSVKSKLYSVPDCQAIVKKAIVEKLKTAYKKTSWLDETGPLFKIEVAIHKDKASLTLDTSGQGLHKRGYRVGQGDAPLKETLAAALIQLTTWNPDRPFVDPFCGSGTIAIEAALIGQNIAPGFNREFLSEAWPMMDGDVWDRTRMEAEDQANYDQPLEILGTDIDHRMIAIAKENAIEAGLGDLVKFKQMQVRDFTSELEYGVIVGNPPYGERLGDRKEVELMYREMGQAFSKLDTWSVYMMTSLEHFEECYGKKATKKRKLFNGFIRTDYYQYWGPRPPRKKIEE; from the coding sequence TTGGGTAAGTATACACTGATCGCAACGGCCGCAATGGGGCTGGAGTCGATTGTTGCCAAAGAAGTGAAAGATCTTGGGTATGAATGTCAGGTGGAAAACGGGAAGGTCATATTCCAAGGGGATGAAACGGCCATCGCCAGGGCCAATATGTGGCTGAGGACGGCAGATCGGGTCAAGATCCTCGTCGGGGAATTCAATGCGTATTCCTTCGATGAATTATTTGAACGGACGAAAGCCCTCCCGTGGGAGTCGTTCCTTCCTGTGGATGCGGAGTTCCCTGTACAGGGGAAATCCGTCAAATCGAAACTGTACAGTGTGCCCGACTGTCAGGCGATTGTAAAGAAAGCAATCGTGGAAAAGTTGAAGACCGCCTATAAAAAAACATCCTGGCTTGATGAGACAGGACCGCTTTTCAAGATCGAAGTCGCCATCCACAAAGATAAAGCGAGCCTGACCCTCGATACCAGCGGTCAGGGTCTCCATAAAAGGGGCTATCGTGTGGGGCAAGGGGACGCTCCTCTGAAGGAAACCCTCGCTGCTGCGTTGATCCAGCTGACCACTTGGAATCCGGACCGTCCTTTTGTGGATCCTTTCTGTGGATCCGGGACGATCGCCATTGAAGCAGCCCTCATTGGACAGAATATCGCTCCGGGGTTCAACCGTGAATTCCTTTCTGAAGCCTGGCCAATGATGGATGGGGATGTATGGGATCGTACGAGGATGGAGGCGGAGGATCAAGCGAATTATGATCAGCCCCTTGAAATCCTCGGAACCGACATCGATCACCGCATGATTGCCATTGCAAAGGAAAACGCCATAGAGGCAGGGCTCGGTGATTTGGTGAAATTCAAGCAGATGCAGGTAAGGGACTTCACGTCGGAGCTCGAGTATGGCGTCATTGTCGGAAACCCGCCGTATGGTGAGCGTCTCGGTGATCGCAAGGAAGTCGAACTGATGTATCGCGAAATGGGACAGGCCTTCTCCAAGCTTGATACCTGGTCTGTTTACATGATGACGAGCCTGGAGCATTTCGAAGAATGCTATGGCAAGAAAGCCACGAAGAAGCGTAAGCTGTTCAATGGATTCATCAGGACCGATTACTATCAATATTGGGGGCCGAGACCGCCGCGCAAAAAGATAGAAGAATAA
- the gpsB gene encoding cell division regulator GpsB: MISDKVKLTAKDILEKEFKNGMRGYKPEDVDKFLDLVIKDYEVFHQEIEELQQENLRLKKQVEEAGRQQRSAAPPQPSGTTNFDILKRLSNLEKHVFGNKLYD; this comes from the coding sequence ATGATCTCAGATAAAGTGAAATTGACTGCAAAGGATATTTTGGAAAAAGAATTTAAAAACGGCATGCGCGGGTACAAACCCGAAGATGTGGACAAGTTCCTCGACCTCGTCATCAAGGACTATGAAGTCTTCCACCAGGAAATAGAAGAACTGCAGCAGGAGAACCTTCGTCTGAAGAAGCAGGTTGAGGAAGCGGGCAGGCAGCAGCGCTCTGCTGCACCACCACAGCCATCAGGTACGACGAATTTCGATATCCTGAAGCGCCTCTCGAATCTTGAGAAGCATGTGTTTGGAAATAAACTGTACGATTGA
- a CDS encoding DUF1273 domain-containing protein — MGGVASITGYKSFELGIFKQDDQAVQYIKLAIRKELLSLLDTGLEWVLISGQLGVELWAAEVVFDLQEEYPDLKLAVLTPFLQQEEKWNDQNKEYYETILSQADFVDSISKSPYQNPGQFKNRNLLFLHKSQSCIILYDPEREGSPRYFYEEAQRKQEQDPSFMLKTITFDDLQWVVEEAQWG, encoded by the coding sequence ATGGGCGGGGTCGCATCGATCACAGGATATAAATCATTTGAGCTGGGCATCTTCAAACAAGACGATCAGGCTGTACAATACATAAAGCTAGCCATCCGGAAAGAACTGCTTTCCCTTCTTGATACCGGGTTGGAATGGGTCCTCATTTCCGGTCAGCTCGGGGTGGAGTTATGGGCCGCAGAGGTCGTATTCGACCTTCAGGAAGAGTATCCGGATCTAAAGCTTGCAGTCCTCACACCTTTCCTGCAGCAGGAGGAAAAGTGGAATGACCAGAATAAGGAGTATTACGAAACGATCCTTTCGCAGGCCGACTTTGTCGATTCCATCTCCAAAAGCCCCTACCAGAATCCGGGACAGTTCAAGAATCGGAATCTGCTGTTCCTGCATAAAAGCCAGTCATGCATCATCCTCTACGATCCCGAGCGCGAAGGCTCCCCAAGGTACTTCTACGAGGAAGCGCAGAGGAAACAGGAACAAGATCCATCTTTCATGCTCAAGACCATCACGTTTGACGATCTTCAATGGGTGGTAGAAGAGGCCCAATGGGGTTAA
- a CDS encoding CotD family spore coat protein: MYCRPRPNQVLPAVMHPTKCCVNHTFTTLEVPHIHPVHTTTVNHVNYQHKHYFPHTHSMVDNVSNQQFNCGGGMGGPGGPGFGPGFGPRPRPFGF, translated from the coding sequence ATGTACTGTAGACCAAGACCCAACCAAGTCCTTCCGGCTGTCATGCACCCTACGAAATGTTGTGTGAATCATACCTTCACGACCCTGGAGGTACCCCATATCCATCCTGTGCATACCACAACGGTGAATCATGTGAACTATCAGCACAAACACTACTTCCCTCATACACATTCAATGGTGGACAATGTATCCAACCAGCAGTTCAACTGCGGTGGGGGAATGGGCGGACCCGGCGGACCAGGATTCGGCCCTGGATTCGGACCAAGACCGCGGCCATTTGGATTTTAA
- a CDS encoding ribonuclease H-like domain-containing protein, translating to MSLKNKLNRMKKHIIREETAAGVKAPLNELPDDVLPHADQWGSIGAFPYVLDEDYCIVREKRYPLDHRHGSYSFRDAVRAVKAWQDFEGEHPLSARGLSPQDLFFFDTETTGLGGGAGNTIFLLGHARITESEVIVTQHVLPRPGSEIPLYHSFLSKVDYTTLVTYNGKAFDWPQVKTRHTLIREHVPKLPAFGHFDLYHGSRRLFKERLGSVKLVNVEKDVLGFHREDDVPGYLAPMIYFDYVERRDPEGIFKVLEHNELDILSLITLYAHLSLTLLNPGEPESFEVGRWLQYTGNKGRAKALFQKIVDEGAKGNDEALHLLALELKKEKDFEQAARLWEKIDEEAAPKLQKAAFIELSKLHEHRFYNLDRAKEYAERAAPMVQQGRESDQLQHRIERILGKMKRQKDGRP from the coding sequence ATGTCACTCAAGAATAAGCTGAATCGGATGAAAAAGCATATTATCCGTGAAGAGACTGCAGCGGGTGTGAAAGCCCCGCTGAACGAGCTTCCGGATGATGTCCTCCCCCATGCAGATCAGTGGGGATCGATCGGTGCTTTTCCATATGTCCTGGATGAGGACTATTGCATCGTGAGGGAGAAGCGGTATCCATTGGATCATAGACACGGTAGTTATTCCTTCAGGGATGCTGTAAGAGCCGTGAAGGCTTGGCAGGATTTTGAAGGGGAGCATCCCTTGTCCGCCAGGGGCCTTTCCCCGCAAGACCTGTTCTTTTTTGATACGGAAACGACCGGATTGGGCGGAGGGGCAGGCAATACGATTTTCCTCCTTGGCCATGCACGCATCACTGAATCGGAAGTCATCGTTACCCAGCATGTGCTTCCACGTCCGGGGAGTGAGATCCCCCTGTACCACAGTTTTCTATCAAAGGTCGATTACACAACCCTTGTCACCTATAACGGTAAAGCATTCGACTGGCCTCAGGTGAAAACACGTCATACTCTGATCAGGGAGCACGTCCCGAAACTACCGGCCTTCGGGCACTTTGACCTGTACCATGGATCCCGGCGCCTCTTCAAGGAAAGACTTGGGTCCGTGAAGCTGGTGAACGTCGAGAAGGATGTTCTTGGTTTTCATCGTGAGGATGATGTGCCTGGCTATTTGGCTCCGATGATCTACTTCGATTATGTGGAGCGGAGGGACCCAGAGGGGATCTTCAAGGTACTCGAACATAATGAGCTCGACATCCTGTCCCTCATCACCTTGTATGCCCATCTCTCCCTCACTCTCCTGAATCCCGGTGAGCCCGAATCCTTCGAAGTCGGCAGATGGCTACAGTACACAGGCAACAAGGGGAGGGCGAAGGCCCTTTTTCAGAAGATCGTAGATGAGGGGGCGAAGGGGAATGACGAAGCCCTTCATCTTCTCGCCCTCGAACTGAAAAAGGAGAAGGACTTTGAACAGGCGGCCAGGCTTTGGGAAAAGATCGATGAGGAGGCCGCTCCCAAGCTGCAAAAAGCCGCCTTCATCGAACTGTCGAAGCTCCATGAGCATCGGTTCTACAATCTGGATCGCGCGAAGGAATACGCCGAGCGCGCTGCCCCGATGGTTCAACAGGGAAGGGAATCCGACCAACTACAGCATCGGATTGAGAGGATCCTCGGGAAAATGAAGAGGCAGAAAGACGGTCGGCCTTAA
- a CDS encoding DEAD/DEAH box helicase, whose product MFGKSNLQQLIQQLKTDERFSEQIGHWHTIEEKQADTVEFPGSLDPRIKHALEIRGIGNLYTHQRSAFDHAQAGESFTAVTPTASGKTLCYNLPVLQSVMENPDSRALYIFPTKALAQDQKSELNEIISETGAAINSYTYDGDTAANIRQKVRKAGHIVITNPDMLHSAILPHHTKWVSLFENLKYVVIDELHIYRGVFGSHVANVIRRLKRICAYYGSNPTFICTSATIANPKELAEGLTGEEMALVDNNGAPAGRKHFVFYNPPIVNKPLNIRRSATLEVRRLAGELLKNKIQTIVFARSRVRVEIILTYLQELVKGELGAKSIRGYRGGYLPTQRREIERGLRSGDIYGVVSTNALELGVDIGQLQVCIMTGYPGTIASAWQQAGRAGRRHGESLVIMVASSSPLDQFIVDHPDYFFGQTPETARINPDNLIILVDHIKCAAFELPFKEDDTFGGLEVEDMMEFLAEERVVHKNGSKWYWMNDAFPAHNISLRSASQENVIIVDQTNVAAVKVIGEMDRFSAMTLLHDEAIYLHQGIQYQVEFLDWDEKKAFVREVDVDYYTDANLAVELSVLEQDKEREAGSWEAAFGDVMVRAMATIFKKIKFDTHENIGSGPIHLPEEEIHTSSSWISLKEDTGLSQERLEEGLIGAAESLKAIVPLYVMCDPSDIFVVPQIKAAHNERPTIFIYDRYPGGVGLSEKVFDQVEEVLTETKNMVERCPCETGCPSCIGTEHSLETAKMDTLKLFELFLS is encoded by the coding sequence ATGTTTGGAAAAAGCAATCTGCAACAACTCATTCAACAATTAAAGACCGATGAGCGATTCAGCGAACAGATCGGCCATTGGCATACAATAGAAGAAAAGCAAGCCGACACGGTGGAATTTCCAGGGAGCCTCGATCCCCGCATCAAGCATGCACTTGAAATCCGGGGGATCGGCAACCTATACACCCACCAGCGATCGGCTTTTGACCACGCCCAGGCAGGGGAGAGCTTCACGGCGGTGACACCTACGGCATCCGGGAAGACGCTCTGCTACAATCTGCCCGTCCTCCAGTCAGTCATGGAAAATCCCGATTCACGGGCCCTGTATATCTTTCCGACGAAGGCACTGGCCCAGGACCAGAAGAGCGAGCTGAACGAGATCATTTCAGAAACGGGTGCTGCCATCAATAGTTATACTTATGACGGAGACACAGCGGCAAATATCAGGCAGAAGGTCAGGAAAGCAGGGCATATCGTCATCACCAATCCAGATATGCTCCATTCTGCCATCCTCCCTCATCATACGAAATGGGTGTCCCTCTTTGAGAACCTGAAGTACGTGGTGATCGATGAACTGCATATCTACAGGGGGGTATTCGGCTCCCATGTGGCGAATGTGATCCGCAGGTTGAAAAGGATCTGTGCGTACTATGGTTCAAACCCGACCTTCATCTGTACCTCCGCCACGATTGCGAATCCGAAGGAGCTTGCAGAAGGACTGACGGGAGAGGAAATGGCCCTTGTGGATAACAATGGGGCGCCTGCGGGAAGGAAGCATTTTGTCTTCTATAATCCTCCCATCGTAAACAAGCCGCTGAATATAAGGAGAAGCGCGACGTTGGAGGTCAGGAGGCTTGCAGGGGAGCTCCTGAAGAATAAGATCCAGACGATCGTCTTCGCGCGGAGCCGTGTGCGGGTGGAAATCATCCTCACGTACCTTCAGGAGCTTGTGAAAGGTGAGCTCGGTGCCAAGTCGATACGCGGCTACCGCGGGGGTTATCTCCCTACTCAGAGACGTGAAATTGAAAGAGGCTTGAGGTCTGGTGATATCTATGGGGTCGTCAGCACCAATGCCCTTGAGCTCGGTGTGGACATCGGACAGCTGCAAGTATGCATCATGACGGGATATCCTGGAACGATCGCCAGTGCATGGCAGCAGGCGGGGCGTGCCGGAAGACGTCACGGCGAGTCCCTGGTGATCATGGTTGCGAGCTCTAGTCCCCTGGATCAGTTCATCGTCGATCATCCGGATTACTTCTTCGGACAGACGCCAGAGACCGCCAGGATCAACCCTGATAACCTCATCATCCTCGTGGACCACATCAAATGCGCAGCCTTTGAACTTCCATTCAAGGAAGATGATACATTCGGCGGGCTCGAGGTCGAGGATATGATGGAATTCCTTGCAGAGGAGAGGGTCGTCCACAAAAACGGAAGCAAGTGGTATTGGATGAACGATGCCTTTCCCGCCCATAACATCAGCTTGCGTTCTGCCTCACAGGAGAATGTCATCATCGTTGACCAGACGAACGTGGCGGCGGTGAAAGTGATCGGGGAGATGGATCGTTTCTCGGCTATGACCCTCCTACATGATGAAGCAATCTATCTACATCAGGGCATACAGTATCAAGTGGAATTCCTGGACTGGGATGAGAAGAAGGCATTCGTTCGCGAAGTGGACGTCGATTACTATACGGATGCAAATCTTGCCGTTGAACTGAGCGTCCTAGAACAGGACAAGGAGAGAGAAGCAGGCTCATGGGAAGCGGCATTCGGTGATGTCATGGTGCGCGCCATGGCCACCATCTTCAAGAAAATCAAATTCGATACACATGAAAATATCGGATCGGGACCGATCCATCTCCCAGAAGAAGAGATTCACACAAGTTCCAGCTGGATTTCCCTCAAAGAGGATACAGGATTGTCACAGGAGCGGCTGGAAGAAGGATTGATCGGGGCGGCGGAGAGCCTGAAAGCAATCGTGCCCCTTTATGTGATGTGCGATCCGAGTGATATCTTCGTCGTACCCCAGATCAAGGCGGCTCACAATGAAAGACCGACGATCTTTATTTACGATCGCTACCCTGGAGGGGTGGGGCTGAGTGAAAAGGTATTTGACCAGGTCGAAGAAGTGCTTACAGAAACGAAGAACATGGTGGAAAGGTGCCCGTGTGAAACGGGATGCCCATCCTGTATAGGGACCGAGCATTCGTTGGAAACGGCCAAGATGGATACCTTGAAATTATTTGAGCTGTTCCTCTCATAG
- a CDS encoding Hsp20/alpha crystallin family protein, whose amino-acid sequence MDKSPKHPFGFGNLMNSMNQFFHEKPMKGMLQSIDDFFSSSQNPWGSFPVALEERTDCYVITAEVPGIKKEQIELDIFPDYMTINITRIEEFTEDNQRNRTFSYQKSTSRSSRSIAFPGTIDERGQKASLADGILTVILKKDTGNRLRIE is encoded by the coding sequence ATGGATAAATCACCAAAACATCCATTCGGCTTCGGGAATCTTATGAACTCCATGAATCAATTCTTCCATGAAAAGCCGATGAAAGGGATGTTGCAAAGCATTGATGATTTTTTCTCCTCCTCACAGAATCCCTGGGGTTCCTTCCCCGTGGCCCTGGAGGAGCGGACGGACTGCTACGTCATCACCGCCGAGGTCCCGGGAATCAAAAAGGAGCAGATCGAGCTCGATATCTTCCCTGATTATATGACCATCAACATCACCAGAATCGAAGAGTTCACAGAAGATAATCAACGGAATCGCACGTTCAGCTATCAGAAGTCCACCTCGCGCAGCAGCAGGAGCATCGCGTTCCCGGGCACGATCGATGAGAGGGGGCAAAAAGCTTCCTTGGCAGACGGCATCCTCACCGTCATCCTGAAAAAAGACACAGGCAACAGACTTCGAATTGAATGA
- a CDS encoding YppG family protein, whose amino-acid sequence MYPHHHQRQAHPFMHPAYGQNPYGGLPNLGMDPFQQQLPPQEQVHQMMPYSQMPSQSYYSNPYFDNPLQSKEYNPYQAYASQQGYANPYPKAKFMAKPSSGGMGGMLNSFKSQDGKFDLNKMMNTGSQMMGAINQVSSLVKGFGAFLK is encoded by the coding sequence ATGTATCCACACCATCACCAAAGGCAAGCTCATCCATTCATGCACCCCGCGTATGGGCAGAATCCATACGGGGGCCTTCCGAATCTGGGGATGGATCCCTTTCAGCAACAGCTTCCCCCGCAGGAACAGGTCCACCAAATGATGCCTTATTCACAAATGCCGTCACAGAGCTATTATTCAAATCCGTATTTCGATAATCCACTGCAGTCAAAGGAATATAATCCGTATCAGGCGTATGCTTCTCAACAAGGGTATGCCAACCCTTATCCGAAGGCGAAATTCATGGCGAAGCCTTCTTCAGGGGGAATGGGTGGCATGCTGAATTCATTCAAATCACAGGATGGCAAATTCGATCTCAATAAAATGATGAACACCGGCAGTCAAATGATGGGGGCAATCAACCAAGTATCTTCTCTTGTGAAGGGATTCGGGGCATTTTTGAAGTAG
- the yppF gene encoding YppF family protein, whose translation MSLNELIQCYKTSKHDDAANHLDLLTMAKKLYISNEITFQHYKELIKDLEPTTDHQ comes from the coding sequence ATGAGTTTAAATGAATTGATTCAATGCTACAAGACGAGTAAACACGACGATGCAGCCAATCACCTCGACCTTCTGACCATGGCCAAAAAACTTTATATTTCCAATGAAATCACTTTTCAACATTATAAGGAGCTCATCAAAGACCTTGAGCCGACGACGGACCATCAATAA
- a CDS encoding YppE family protein: MDKLIGVTDSLLTEAGFMIEEYKRRRESGEKGDFYQDVKPYADKVKSLNDQWRSLSEEWVATSRPKHLHLPQISNTYDNIEMLSVHCFFPESSYNRFISHYQSVSYVLGTQLHELRKD, from the coding sequence ATGGACAAGTTGATCGGTGTGACGGATAGCCTGCTCACTGAAGCAGGTTTCATGATAGAAGAATACAAACGAAGAAGGGAAAGTGGGGAGAAGGGGGACTTTTACCAGGATGTGAAACCCTACGCGGATAAGGTCAAAAGCTTGAATGATCAGTGGAGGTCTTTATCCGAAGAATGGGTAGCAACGTCCAGGCCAAAACATCTTCACCTTCCTCAAATTTCAAACACCTACGATAATATCGAAATGCTTTCGGTTCATTGTTTCTTCCCGGAATCAAGCTATAATCGCTTCATCAGTCATTATCAATCTGTTTCCTACGTGCTGGGGACACAGCTCCATGAACTGAGGAAGGATTGA
- a CDS encoding DUF2515 family protein, producing MKRIYPNIPSIGQDKPLCYWIKMIRAQVRDHNRDNISRTMAYQGFFEWHGEVRWSLLASLVSRNAGWNMTDLEGGVLGDILSKRRREDLFMTYERANWMIFEDAYPQLLIYHYSVVAGVEMFHLLDEFHVSSFMKTEWKYFWEHRDLDRLVTALIINEQNLIQGPVILDPVYRKVFTSPLFFVEDRLHFSSVIFPTLDGRLYGASVHGFRDLDNRILLGKKLYSILFHSDHFSDIFKWAVAVEPKGSRREYAEGPTGTSSPDLRSVYGEVTHHMRRKKDWSIEGRVREDWFDPVPIPSEVEIKSWFIHKEKQLMRMNSFAKWIKKALSLRLSK from the coding sequence ATGAAAAGAATCTATCCGAATATACCCTCTATCGGACAGGATAAACCTCTCTGCTATTGGATCAAGATGATACGCGCCCAGGTACGTGACCACAATAGGGATAATATCTCGAGGACGATGGCCTATCAAGGCTTCTTTGAGTGGCACGGTGAAGTCAGATGGTCACTCCTTGCGTCCCTCGTATCAAGGAATGCCGGTTGGAACATGACCGATCTCGAAGGAGGGGTCCTTGGAGACATCCTTTCCAAAAGGCGACGAGAGGACCTGTTCATGACCTATGAACGCGCCAACTGGATGATCTTTGAAGATGCCTATCCCCAGCTCCTCATCTACCATTATTCCGTTGTAGCGGGGGTGGAAATGTTTCATCTCCTCGATGAGTTTCACGTTTCTTCCTTCATGAAGACAGAGTGGAAGTATTTTTGGGAGCATCGGGATCTAGACCGTCTGGTGACGGCGCTGATCATCAACGAGCAAAATTTGATACAAGGACCTGTGATCCTTGATCCCGTGTATCGCAAGGTCTTTACGTCCCCGCTCTTTTTCGTTGAAGATCGTCTCCATTTCAGTTCGGTGATCTTCCCGACCCTGGATGGGAGGCTCTACGGGGCTAGTGTACATGGGTTCAGGGACTTGGACAACAGGATCCTTCTGGGAAAGAAGCTGTACAGCATCCTTTTCCACAGCGACCATTTCTCCGATATTTTCAAATGGGCGGTCGCGGTCGAACCAAAGGGATCACGAAGGGAATACGCAGAAGGGCCGACCGGTACCTCCTCGCCAGATCTCCGCAGCGTCTACGGTGAGGTTACCCACCATATGAGAAGAAAGAAGGACTGGTCAATAGAAGGACGGGTGAGGGAAGACTGGTTTGATCCCGTACCTATCCCTTCAGAAGTGGAGATCAAGAGCTGGTTCATTCATAAGGAAAAGCAGCTGATGAGAATGAATAGCTTCGCCAAATGGATCAAGAAGGCCCTTTCCTTGAGGCTTTCCAAATGA